The genomic interval CCTCTGCCAAAGCAACCAATTTATTCACAACCATTGAGAAAACTAGAtcaaaaaagagaagatttcATCACGAAAAAGCCAATGAACTCAATAATACCAGATGATCTGTGAGAAAACGAAAGATCTGAGAGCAAGATGGAGAGCGAGTGGGGGACCGTTGAAGAGTTCGCAGGAGAGGAGAAAGGAGCGCTCTCTATTTGTTGGTGAGCCAAATGAATGGAGGTGAGTTTACCGGGTGAGGGTGAACTGACCGCGCACTTGCTTGCGAAGTCGTTGCTGGTTGGAGGGCCCTGTGCTGGCGGGTTCTTCTGCGGCGTTACCGCGTGCGGGGCATTATACATCCACCGTTTATTCGTTCTTGAGATCGGTGTGGCCTGCTGATCATTGTGCATCGTGATTTGTGCTTATTTATATGGGAGATTAGTGTGGTGATTATTTGGTAATGATCTTGTTGGCTTTTTCTTAATGAAAAGGTAAACACTTGGCAACTGGGACATAATCATTCTCAAGTGTCATCATCGTtatttataaacttttaaaaataaaagatatggtTGCCATTCAGGgggaaataatttatttaattcccCTACAAAGGCAATAAAATAGGCAAAGATGATAAATTGGGCAAAGCATCAATGGCAAATAGAAAGCATTCATCATAGATTGACATGATTTAAAGCAACAGTACATGCTAACAATATGAAGTGAAGAGCATCTTTGGGTTTACTTCAATAACTTAATGCCTGAAGCTAGGACTCTAGCCTCAAACATTTCAGTaccaaaatttgaaaagaagaaaCTAAAGAGTTACAGAGATCCTTTTATAAAATAAGAGCAATAATACGAAGAAGATGTGAGACaactttttcatcaaaatcccTCAAAGAACAATAAAGAGGTGCTGAAGTTTACACCCGTTTAGTAGAAGAAACCAAGCACTTTGCCACCGACATTCTTCTTCCTGGCTTCTTCATGGTCCATGATGCCAGCAGAGGTAGTCAGGACTATGAAACCAAACTGCACATTGCATGGACAAGATGTTGTTATTACCCAAGGCAAAGCCTGATTTTAAAGAGAGTGAGTCTATTAGAACAAACCTGTCGGGACGGGAGCAATCTTGCAGTCCAGGGTTCAATCTCCTTAACACCCACATCGAATCGAGGGCTGATAACACCACATTTGTTCAAGCGGCCATTCAATTCCACAACTATCTTACCTGCCCTGTGATCATCAACGTATTCAAACTCACCAATGTATCCTgtagattcataaataattggGCAAAAGGTAGAATCAGCACAACTATACCAGTACTAGAAACATAAATGAAATTATACATGGGTACAGCAGTGTGCTAACCATGCTTCTGCATGACcaaaagaaacttgatgatcACTTTTGATGATGGTCTGATCATAACTTGGCGCTTCCCACGCTTCTCAGCATTGTACATGCTCTTGAGAGCATCATTCAATACACTAACTCTCACCATCCTTTAGAGCCTTCAGTTGGAATAAAGAACACATAAGGAGAACTTCATGAAACACATTGGAGATATCATACAGTAACATAAAGAGTATGATTAACTGTTGTGAAGAAAGACATACGTAAATAAAAAAGCCAGCACTTATCAGCACTAACAAGTATAACAGTAGTTGACAACAATTGTGGTTATCAGTTCACTTAGTTCTTCCCTGCCAAGTAGTTCATTAATGGGGCCACCTAAATGCCACCCACATTAATCAAGTTGCAAAATTACTTTTGCCATAGTAAGTGAAGGAGATGGTATAGTATTAAGATGCCTTTCAAAAAACTAATTGGTCCTGATAATCCAACTCATACAGTGAAGTAACAAGTTTTTTTGGGAAATATCTAGCCTACATTCCCAACCAATTAATAACtgcctataaaaaaataatccatcaAAGAAATTCTTGcagttaatttatattaatcccTACAAATtgcaatattaaattttaagattGATGTTCTGCATGTAGCCATGGAATCAGACATAACTTTCATTAAATAGGTTTGAGTTGAGGAATAGAACTCAAACAAAAAGAATTACAGCTGATAGATGGTTCCAGAGTTTGCACCTTCTACACAACATTCCTTAATTATAATACCACATAAACTAAAAAAGCATACAAAACTTCCCAATTAAAGATCTATGCCAATGTTTAATAGCCACATTAATACACTTGAGGCATTATAATTTGTCAAAACTCAATCACATACTATGTCAATACTAGCCAAATCGTTAAGATAGCAAAGGCAACAGAATATCACAAATCTAAAAGGAATCAAAATGGCTGCATTTTGAAAATTGTCTTAGGCATTTCTATAACCACCTCACAAACGAGACATCCATCAACATAGCACAACTTTCAGGGAGTTGCAGTGaaaaaaaagttctttaaagaaaaataatcactCTCAACTTCATAAAAACATGTATGACATGACAAATCACATCAAGCAAACTTCTCCACGGTAGCATCTTATTTGTAATgcaaatttaatcaaaccatgaaggaaaaaaatataagaaatgagTATACTTCAAAACCCCACAATCTAAAGCCAAGCTCTTGCAACATACCAAATGATTGCAGACACTCTAggttttccaaatttttttttttaatatcatatgaTTCCCATGAGAACATCTGCATACTAACAAGCAAAACAAGAACCCTAATACATGAGAATGATGAGATACTGACCTAAAACCATTAAAATGTAcataataaccaaaaaaaatacaataacgAGAGCATGAAAAGCAGAAATCTAGTGAAATAACAACGTTCAGGGCAATATGGGATCGCGATCTACATCGATAACCATAGAGATTCAAGAGAAGAAGATCAACAATACAGGATTAAACCGATGCACAGTATGAGATATTGATCATGAGGATTCAATCAAGAGTGAAGGTGTAGGGATCTCACCTTTCGAACTGAGAGTGGCGGCGCCGCGCGGAGGCTCTAAACCCTCGAGGATGGAGTTAtcggagagagagaaagagagcaaGCAGAGTTTATATAGGGTGCCAACTTTGATCTCAGCCCTTGGATTTCAATCAGATGGTTCATCCGTGCTTAGACCAATACACTCGAGATCCAAAATAGCGATagtttaacttttatttttaagaagtttataaatgtataaataaaaaaattttataaggggTTTAGTGCAAATTTGTAAttgaaattttgataattttcaaAGGTTATAtagtaaagaaaattttaaattttcacaatgggaatttttcaaatataaccttataaaaaatataaattataaattaattttttgaataataaaaattttaaaatatatataaaaagttaagTATAATTTTATGCTTGAGCTTTCACcaatttttaaaggaaaaaaactcacaattttgaatgaatgttttttacataaaactttataaaagatataaattataaaagtttttttaataataaaatttaaaattttattgaaagttGAGGGTAATTTTGTTGTTGAGATTTGGATAATTTTCAAAAGACTatgtaataaagaaaaaagtcccaatttttttaatggtcaCTCC from Dioscorea cayenensis subsp. rotundata cultivar TDr96_F1 chromosome 7, TDr96_F1_v2_PseudoChromosome.rev07_lg8_w22 25.fasta, whole genome shotgun sequence carries:
- the LOC120264312 gene encoding 40S ribosomal protein S15a — translated: MVRVSVLNDALKSMYNAEKRGKRQVMIRPSSKVIIKFLLVMQKHGYIGEFEYVDDHRAGKIVVELNGRLNKCGVISPRFDVGVKEIEPWTARLLPSRQFGFIVLTTSAGIMDHEEARKKNVGGKVLGFFY